A genome region from Phoenix dactylifera cultivar Barhee BC4 chromosome 18, palm_55x_up_171113_PBpolish2nd_filt_p, whole genome shotgun sequence includes the following:
- the LOC103698061 gene encoding ubiquitin fusion degradation protein 1 homolog, with protein MFFDGFGYHGNSFEQTYRCYPASFIDKPQLESGDKIIMPPSALDRLASLHIDYPMLFELRNAATERVSHCGVLEFIAEEGMIYMPYWMMQNLLLQEGDTVSVKNATLPKGTYVKLQPHTKDFLDISNPKAILETTLRNFSCLTTGDSIMVAYNNKKYYIDIVETKPSSAISIIETDCEVDFAPPLDYKEPERPQRSFPTGKAPFPVQDAQAEAEVEPKFTPFTGFGRRLDGKPSKHQAPTVSPPAKGRQSEMTDGGKNLKASTFESSSSHRTMGKLVFGSNANRASKEAQGLKEKTEEPGKKEEPKFQAFSGKKYSLKG; from the exons ATG TTTTTTGATGGATTTGGTTATCATGGAAATTCTTTTGAGCAGACATACCGCTGTTACCCTGCATCTTTTATTGATAAG CCGCAGCTGGAAAGTGGTGATAAAA TTATAATGCCTCCCTCTGCCCTTGATCGTCTTG CATCTTTACACATTGATTATCCGATGTTATTTGAACTGCGGAATGCTGCCACCGAGCGAGTTTCACATTGTGGTGTGCTGGAATTCATTGCAGAAGAAGGCATGATCTACATGCCATATTGG ATGATGCAAAATTTACTTTTGCAAGAGGGAGATACTGTGAGCGTCAAAAATGCTACCCTCCCTAAGGGAACATATGTCAAGCTGCAGCCTCACACAAAAGACTTTTTAGATATCTCAAATCCCAAAGccat CTTGGAAACAACACTAAGGAATTTCTCCTGCTTAACCACAGGTGACAGCATCATGGTAGCGTATAATAATAAGAAATATTACATAGATATTGTCGAAACAAAGCCCTCTTCTGCAATCAGTATCATTGAAACAGACTGTGAAGTTGATTTTGCACCTCCACTTGACTATAAAGAACCTGAACGACCACAACGTTCTTTTCCTACGGGCAAAGCACCGTTTCCAG tTCAGGATGCTCAAGCTGAAGCTGAAGTTGAACCAAAATTCACCCCATTTACTGGCTTCGGGAGACGACTGGATGGCAAACCTTCAAAGCATCAAGCTCCAACTGTTTCTCCCCCAGCAAAGGGAAGACAATCTGAAATGACCGATGGTGGGAAGAACTTAAAAGCATCCACTTTTGAGAGCAGTTCATCCCATCGGACTATGGGAAAGCTTGTCTTTGGTTCAAATGCAAATCGTGCCTCAAAAGAAGCACAG ggcttgaaagaaaagacgGAAGAgccaggaaagaaagaagagcccAAGTTCCAGGCATTTAGTGGGAAGAAATACTCATTGAAAGGTTGA